In a single window of the Streptomyces sp. NBC_00094 genome:
- a CDS encoding helix-turn-helix transcriptional regulator, whose product MTLEDLVRLRRARDVMDRDYASPLDVPALARVALMSAGHFSRSFRAAYGETPYSYLMTRRVERAKALLRRGDLSVTEVCFAVGCTSLGSFSARFTELVGESPSAYRARRHETGAVIPACVAKVLTRPTRNG is encoded by the coding sequence GGGACGTGATGGATCGCGACTACGCGTCGCCGCTCGACGTACCCGCGCTGGCCCGGGTCGCGCTCATGTCCGCCGGGCACTTCTCCCGCAGCTTCCGCGCCGCCTACGGCGAGACTCCGTACAGCTATCTCATGACCCGCCGCGTCGAGCGGGCGAAGGCGCTGCTGCGGCGGGGCGACCTGAGCGTGACCGAGGTCTGCTTCGCCGTCGGGTGCACCTCCCTCGGGTCGTTCAGCGCGCGCTTCACCGAGCTGGTGGGCGAGAGCCCGAGCGCGTACCGGGCCCGGCGGCACGAGACGGGCGCCGTGATCCCGGCGTGCGTGGCGAAGGTCCTCACGCGACCGACGAGGAACGGCTGA